Proteins from one Chroococcidiopsis sp. CCMEE 29 genomic window:
- a CDS encoding histidine phosphatase family protein codes for MTQIVWIARHANRLDFVNPDWFNTAERPFDPPISDDGTVQAQQLAQRLKTENITHIFASPFLRTVQTANQVAQVLDLPIKLESGLSEWLNPVWMPTMPERLSIEALAELFPRIDTSYTARVIAEYPETGEQALERSAKTARLLADEFSEDILLVGHGASVLGATMGLVGGISKPEVNAALCCLVKIVRQDQEWVMELNGDTSHLSQTEKVIRFH; via the coding sequence ATGACCCAAATTGTCTGGATTGCCCGACACGCCAACCGCCTCGACTTCGTTAACCCTGACTGGTTCAATACCGCAGAGCGACCCTTCGATCCACCGATTTCTGATGATGGCACGGTGCAAGCCCAGCAGCTCGCTCAGCGTTTAAAGACAGAAAATATTACCCATATTTTTGCCTCACCCTTCCTGCGAACGGTGCAAACAGCGAACCAAGTTGCCCAAGTTCTTGACTTACCAATCAAACTTGAGTCAGGCTTGAGTGAATGGCTCAATCCTGTTTGGATGCCAACAATGCCAGAAAGACTTTCTATCGAAGCCTTAGCGGAGCTGTTTCCCCGGATTGACACCAGCTATACTGCTCGCGTTATAGCTGAATATCCTGAAACAGGAGAACAAGCACTGGAACGTTCCGCTAAAACAGCAAGGCTTTTGGCAGATGAGTTTTCAGAAGATATCCTGCTGGTAGGACATGGTGCATCGGTACTGGGTGCAACAATGGGGCTGGTAGGTGGAATTTCCAAACCTGAAGTCAACGCAGCTCTGTGCTGTTTAGTGAAAATTGTCCGTCAAGACCAAGAATGGGTGATGGAATTAAATGGAGATACCTCCCACCTCAGCCAAACTGAAAAAGTGATTCGGTTCCATTAG